ACTTGTGTAGATGGGTCTACAATCAAACCCTAGCATACCGGAAAGACGCTTGGGAGAAGGAAGGTAGATCAACCTCGAAATACGAGACCCATAACCTCCTCCCGGAATGGAAGGTGGAAAAGCCCGAACTGATCGAAGTCCACTCACAAGTTCTCCAGAATGTCCAGGAAAGGGTTGAACTGGCTTTTAAAGCGTTCTTCCGAAGGGTCAAATCGGGCGAGAAACCCGGCTATCCCCGGTTCCGAGGGCTCGGGTGGTATGATTCGTTCACCTATCCTCAGTCGGGATTCAAACTGTCTTTCGGGAAGCTTCGCCTCTCTAAAGTCGGAGATGTCAAGATCAAGCTCCACCGACCCATAGAAGGTAAGATCAAGAGGCTGACTATCCGCCGAACCTCGACCGGAAAGTGGTTTGCCTGCTTCTCAGTGGAGATCGACGATCCTCCTAAGCCTCCATGGAAAGATGGGTCGATGGTGGGCATTGACGTGGGGCTGGAGAGTTTCGCTACACTGTCCAACGGAGAGAAGATCGATAATCCCCGGTTCTTCCGATCTGAGGAGAAGGCATTAGCCAAAGCTCAGAGACGACTATCTAAATGCGAGAAGGGGACACCCGATAGGATGAAAGCCCTCAAGGTCGTCCAACGGATTCATGAGCGGATAGCTAACAAGAGATACTATTTTGCTCATCAGGTCAGTCACAACCTGGTCGAAAGGTTCGGGCTGATTGCTTTCGAGGATCTGAGCATCACGAAAATGCTTAATAATCACTGCCTGGCTAAAAGCATATCAGACGCTGCCTGGAGGATGCTAGTCACTATCATATCGTACAAGGCTGAAAGCGCCGGTTCGATAGTGGTTCTAGTAGATCCCAGGAACACAAGTCAGCTATGTTCCAGGTGCGGTCTTAAAGTCACGAAGTCGCTATCGGATCGGGTCCATGAATGTCCTCAATGCGGACTAATCATGGACCGTGACGAGAATGCGGCGATAAACATTTTGAGACTGGGGCTACAGTCTCTGCCAAAAGCTAGAAGCCCCGCCCTTCAGGGCGGGGAGTAGTCACGAACCGATCGATCCAGGAGTCCGGGGCGGCTCATCCGGACCTCTTAACTATCACGGCGACGGCATCGGGCCTCCCTCTGACGCCACCCATGTGATCCTCGATCCTCCTCTCCAGGTCCTTTGCTATCTGCTGAGCCGGCTTCTCCCGGTTCTCCTTCACCAGGGTTATCAGGCTCTCGGTCCCGAACCTCTCCCCGTCCCCGTCCTCCACCTCGATGAGGCCGTCGTTGTAGATGACGAGGACGTCCCCGGGGTCTATCATCCAACCCTCCATCTCCAGGTCGATGTGGTCGAGGGCTCCCATGGCTATCGCGCCGCCGACGAGGGTGTCGACGAAGCCGTCGGAGCTGACGATGAAGGGGGGGACGTGGCCGGCGTTGGCGTAGCTCAGGGCGTGGCTGGATAGGTCGAGGATCCCGCAGAAGCAGGATACCACCATCCCGTTTCTGACGTTCCCGACCAGGTTCTGGTTCGTCTCTCTGAGGGCCTTCGCCGGATCTCCAAGCCTCCGGGCAGCCGCCCTGATGTGGCTTCTGGTGACGGCCGCCGCCATGGCAGCGGAGAGCCCCTTCCCCGAGACCTCGGCCAGAACTACCATCGCCTTCCCTCCCTCCATCTCGAAGCCGTCGTAGAAGTGGCAGCACTCCCTACCTTCGGCCAGGGCCAGGATCGCCACCTCGAACCCCTCGATCTGGGGAACCCTCTCCGGGATGAGCAACCTCTGGACCTCGGCGATCACCTCCCCCGCCTTCTCAGACCTTCCCGCCGCGAGGGACCTCTCCTCCGACTCCGCTATCCGATCTTTGAGGCCGAGGGCCATCTCATCGAAGGCCTCCGCAAGCCTCCTAGCCCCCCTTGATCCGTCCCCCGCGATCCTCGCCTCCAGGTCCCCCCTCCCGACCTCCTCAAGCCCCCTCGCCACGGCCTCCAAGACCGGATCCGAGGCCCTCCGCCCCGCCCACCATCCTATGATCGCCCCCAGCAGGAGGGAGATGGCGGCTGCTCCTAGGGCCATCGGCCTGGATGGGCCGGGACCCCCTTCCCGCAGGGAGATCCCCATCCCGAAGCTCTCCCCTCGGAGGGCCTCGCCGGTCTCCAGGGCCAGGATCTCCGTATGCCCCGATATGCAGCGGAAGAGCTGATCGTAAGCGGAGGCCTTGGCTGCCGCTAGCTCCTGGTCTCCGGAGGCGACCCCCAGGCTCCAGCCGACGGAGGGGAGGGGGGCGTAGACGATCCTAGCGCTCCCCTTATCCAGCCGGACGAAGGCTGTCCCCTCCTCTCCCCGGACCATCGCCTCCGCCAGCTCTGCCAGCTCCGGGTTCTTCGAGTCGAGGAGGCTTCCTGGCTCCAGGATCTCGTCCCAGAGGAACCCCTCCGGGGTAGGCGGCTTCATCACCACCGCCCCCTGGCCGTCCAGAAGGAAGGGGTAACCAGAGGAGAAGTTCGCGAGGTCGAGGTCCATCTCCGCCAGGGATACGTCCATCCCCACCACCCCGCTCAGGTTCCCCTCCGCCGATATGGGGGTGGCGCAGGTGATGGAGATATCCCCCGTGGTCTGGCTCTGGTAGGGCTTCGTCCAGATCGTATCCCCGGCCCTCGCCGCCTCCAGGTACCAGGGACGTTCCCGGAAATCGAAGGGGGCGATCAGCTGGAGGGTCTCGGTGACGTCGGGCCAGAGGACCAGGACCCCATCGGAGGTTCCGATGTACCCTTGTTCGATCAGATCCTCCTCCTCCTGGACCATGATCCTCAGAACCCGGGAGGGGCCAGCGAGGGACTGGAGGGTCTCCTTCATATCCTCGGTGACCTTCTCCCAGTCGCCATCGGGAGCGATCCATATCCCGGCTGCCACAGCCTCTCCCGGGGCCTTCACCGCCGAGCTGCCGTTGACGTCGGTGCCTCCGACCCGAGCCCCGTCCCCGGCGATGGTGGAGGCGGCGCCCATCGCCGCAGGCACTACCAGCTGGGCTAGGAGGATCAGGGTCAGGAGCTGCCAGCTCAGCCTCGCCATCCCAGAAATCCCTCTCATCTCTCTCAGATATCCAGCGGGAGTCGCTTCCGGCTGGATCCGCGCCCTGAGTCGATCGTCAATTTATCCCCCACCTTTCTGGAGCTCTTCCTCCGGCCATCAGGCCGAAGGTTCACGGATAGGTCTTGTTCTTCAAAGGCTATAAACCTAATTCGACCGGCGTCAATCACCGGCCTCCAGGGACTGCAAGATCTACGAGATCACCACCCGGGACTTCCGGCTCTGGAGGGTCCTGGAGGGTCCGCTCCTAAGGACTAGCTGGGTCTACACCTTCTCCCCTCCCCGAAAGGGAGCATATCGTTATGCATACCTCCGGCTCCTAAGGCGATCCCCCTGAGGAAACTACTTATTACTAAGGGCTCTGAAGGGATCTCCGTGGACGGATCGTACGAGTTTCTGGAGGATCTGAGACGGCTATCTGCGGCCTACAGGCGGCTTGAGGGGGGGCTCTACCTCCTCAACTCCGGAATGATCGCCACCCTGATCTACATCGTCGCCCTGTACCTGGGGATACCCACCTTCTTCGGGTTCTACTGGCAGGGCTCCATCCTCGCCGCCGCCCCCGCCTTCGTCTCCCTAATCCTGGGGCTTCTGGGGGGAAAGGTCATCGACCGGAGGTCGAGGTACGACCTCTTCTCCCACCTCGACGAGGCGATCTCGGAGAAGACGAAGGCGGCCTACGACAACCGGGGCTCCGACTCGGTGGTGATGCAAAGCCTGGCCGAGGATGTCAAGAGGTGCCTCTCCACCGTCGGGGCCGCGGACCTGATGAACAGCCGCCGCCTCTACCTCGGGACGAGGAGCGTCCCCGCCTTCCAGGCGAAGGCCGGGGCCCTCCTCCTCCTCCTCGCTTCAGCGGCCGTCTTCGCTCATAGCCCGGGAGACGGTGCGCCGCCCCAGCCCTTCTCCTCCCTCTCCGACCTCCGGGATAGGGCGATGGCCCTCTTCGCCGATGAGGTGCTGCCGGAGGAGGCCGGGTCCAGCGCGGGGATCTCGGGGGAGATCTACGGTAAACCGTCCCTCGCCGTCCTGGAGGAGGTGAACCTGGAGCTGGTCTTGTATCCCGGCTCGACCGCGGGCTTCCGGTCTAGGGAGACCGACCCCGTAGACCGGTTCTTCACCATCTCGGAGCCCGGGGAGGGGGTGGCGGTGCCGACGGACCAGTACATCGAGAGCCTCCCGCCCCAGCACCGGGAGATCATCAAGAGGTACTTCGAGAACCTGGCGACGATCTCGTGAGGTGCATAGGGGGAAACGAGAAATAATAAATGAAAATATACAAAAAAGGATCTTTATACCTCACCGAGGGCGGAGAGATGAGAGACGATCTGATCAACATCTATAAGGACGCGCCAGCCATCTTCGAGACGATCAGAGAAGAGATCGGCAAAGTGGTGGTGGGCCAGAAGGCGGTGGTGGAGCAGATTCTGGTGGGTATCCTGGCCGGGGGGCACATCCTCCTGGAGAGCAACCCCGGCCTAGGAAAGACCCTCCTCGTCAAGACGATAGCCAGCACCACCGGCCTCCACTTCAGCAGGATCCAGTGCACCCCGGACCTGATGCCCGCAGACATCACCGGCACCACCCTGATCGAGGAGGTGGAGGGGAGCAAGCACTTCAGGTTCGAGGAGGGGCCGATCTTCGCCAACATCGTCCTCGCCGACGAGATCAACCGGGCCTCCCCCAGGACCCAGAGCGCCATGCTGGAGGCGATGCAGGAGAAGCAGGTGACCGTGGGAAAGAACACATACCGGCTTGAGGAGCCCTTCTTCGTCCTCGCTACCCAAAACCCCATCGAGATGGAGGGGACGTTCCCGCTCCCCGAGGCCCAGCTCGACCGGTTCCTCCTGAAGGTATTCATCGACTACCCGAGCCCGGAGGAGGAGTACCAGATCATGGAGAGGTACACCGGCCACGCCGAGCCGAAGGTGGAGAGGGTGATCACCCGCAGGGAGCTTCTATCCCTCCAGCAGCTTGTAAGGGACGTCCCCATCTCCGACGACCTGAAGAGGGCGGCGATAAAGGCCGTCGTCTCCTCCCGGAGCTGGGAGGGGGTCGAGTACGGCGCAAGCCCTCGGGCCTCCATCGGCCTCATCCTCGCCTCCAAGGCCCGGGCCCTCCTCTCCGGGAGGGACTACGTCGATCGGGCCGACCTGGAGGTGATGGCCCGCCCCATCTTCCGGCACAGGATCATCCTCACCTTCGACTCCGAGAGGAGGGGAGTCACGACCGACCAGGTGATCTCGGAGATCATGAAGGCGATCTGAGGGCCGCCGATGGATACGGAGTTTCTCGCTGAGCTGGACCGGTTCACCCTCCTCGTCCGAAAGAGGGTGTCGACCGCCTACACCGGGGCCCGGAGGTCGGTGAAGGTCGGCCGGGGGATCAGCCCCGTCGGCTACCGGGAGTATCGGAAGGGGGACGACTTCAAGTTCGTCGACTGGAAGGTCTACGCCAGGACTGAGAAGCTCTACGTCCGGGAGCACGAGGAGGAGAGGAGCCTCGCCGTCCACATCCTCCTGGACGCGAGCAGCAGCATGGCCTTCGGCGAGAAGTTCGCCTTCGCATCGAAGCTGGCGGTGGGGTTCGCCTACCTGGCTATAAAAGAGAACGAGAAGTTCTCCATCTCCAAGTTCGGGGAGATGCTGGAGCCTGGCGAGACGAAAGGTGGGCGGAGGAACCTCTTTTCTGCCATGGAGGACCTGGACAGGACCGCGCCCTCAGGGGGGACGGACTTTCGGAGGATGGCGGAGCAGTTCGACCTCACCATCAGGTCGACGAGCCTGGTGGTGGTGGTCTCCGACCTCCTCGAAGAGATCGAGAGCCTCGTCGCCGGGATCTACAAGCTCTCGGCCCACGACCTGATCCTGATCCAGGTTCTCGACCCGGCGGAGGCGGCCCTCGACTTCGAGGGGGACCTCCGGTTCGTCGATATGGAGTCGAAGGAGGCGGTGATGACCAGGGTGACGCCCAAGGTGAGAGAGGAGTACGCGGCGAGGATGGCGGCCCACGAAGCCCGGATCCGGGAGGCCTGCCATGCCGTCGGGGCCGACTTCTTCACCTATACCACCGCGAGGCCCATATTCGAGGCCTTCTCCGACGTTCATACCCGGGCCAAGGTCTGGAGGGCCTGAATGGACCTCGGGTACGGCTCCGGCCGGATCCGCCTCCCGGTGGACGGTGCCGAGGGTTTTGAGGTCGTCCTCCCGGAGGAGCGGCCCGGAGCCCCCGATGAGACGGGAGAGATCGAGAGGGCCCTCAACGTGCCGATCGGACCCGGCCTGGAGGATCTGGCCGGCTCCAGGAGGGCCGCCATCATGGCGAGCGACATAACGAGGCCCGCTCCGACCTCAAAGATCCTGCCTCCCCTGGTGCGGAGGCTTGAGGCCCTCGGCATATCCGAGATCGTCGTCGTCTTCGGCCTGGGGACCCATCGGAGGATGACCGTCGAGGAGATGGACAGGCTCCTGGGCAGCTCCGCCAGCCTCCCCTCCATCCAGCACGACAAGGACCGATGCATCCACCTTGGCGAGACGAGCCGGGGTACCCCGGTCGAGATCCTGGAGGAGGTGGCGGCATCCGACATCAAGATCGGGACGGGAAATATCGAGTACCACTACTATGCCGGCTACAGCGGCGGAGCGAAGGCCCTCCTCCCCGGCGTCAGCTCCGAGAGGTCGATCAACAAGAACCACGCCATGATGGCCGACCCCCGGGCGAAGTCCGGCCGCCTCGACAACCCCGTCCGCCTCGACATGGAGGAGGCGGCAAAAATTGGAGGCCTCGACCTGATCCTCAACGTCGTCCTCAACAGCAAGAAGGAGATCGTCCGGGCCGTCGGCGGCGACTTCGTAAAAGCCCACCGCGCGGGGGCCAAAGTCGTCGACGAGATGTACCAGAGGGCCGTCCGCCCCGCCGAGATCGTCGTCGCCTGCGCCGGCGGCCGTCCCAAGGACATAAACCTCTTCCAGGCCCAGAAGGCGATGGAGAACGCGAGGGAGGCGGTCCTCCCCGGAGGCTCCCTCATCCTCGTCGCCGAGTGCGCTGAAGGCCTCGGCCACCCCGTCTTCGAGCGGTGGGCGATGGAGGCAAAGTGCGCCGAGGACTGCGTCGAAAGGTTCGGCCGGGAGTACGAGTTCGGCGGCCACAAGGCCGCCCTCATCGCGAGGGACTCCCTGGAGATGGACCTGATCCTCGTCTCCTCCCTGAGGCCAAAGCTCGCGGAGATGGTCTTCTTCCGGCACGCGAACAGCCTCGAAGAGGCTCTGGCGATGGCCCGGGAGAGGCAGGGGCGGGATGCGAGGACGATCGTCATGCCCCACGGGGATCTGACGCTGGCTAAGCGAAAGTAGTAAAAATCAATCGAGGATTTTGATCAACCCCTGGCGGGTTGCCTCTCTTTAAATGCTCTTTAAATTGAGGTGACGGATTAGAGGGGCTTTTTAAAGTACTCAATCATATCAGGATTTATAAAATTTGTTTATGTCTTTTTAGTCTCTTCTAATATGGCTGATTTTCGACGCCAGGATTTCCACCATCCTTATGTTGAATTAAGCCATTTTGAATCCCTTAGTTTAGTTAATTCTTTCAGTAATTCGTCTCGTCTTTCAAGAACTTGTTTTACTTGAAGATACGAGAAATGATGGCCGCCATCTAGATCTTTATTTAACGTCTCCCAAAGGTGACCAGCATATTTCATCGATATATTATTATAATTTTTGATTTTATAATAATTTATGCTCGAGTATTCCTATTTACCATTGCCCATTCTTTAATTATCTCGGATCCGTCTCTTATTTTAGCTCGTTCTCCGCTCTTAATCGATTCTCGATCCTTTTCCTCGTTTTTCGTCGATAGCTACCGCTATTTTGAGACGATTTCAGCATTTTTAAGTGTACATAGCTGGTATAAGTCGAAAGCAAAGGCAGTGAATACCATTTTAACGTGAACTCTCGGGATCGTCGTTACCATTACATGCGCGCTTCGGAACACTCTTTTAATAACAGCAAACTGACGTTCGCCCGGAAATCTCAGTTTGCTAATCAAGCGGTTTCGCAGCTTATCGAGATCGCTTAGAGGATGACCCGCTGCTGCACGTTTCATTGTGAAGTCGTTTCCCTTAGCCTTCACACCGAAATATCCTTTGTCCCTGAGGACCACCTCTCCTTCAACCGATAGATCAACCCGACTATCGTGCACCGAAGCAGTTGTCGATTCGATGCTCCTTATCAGGCCGTAATCGATATCGACTTTAGAATGAAGTTTATAACCAAAATGGAGTTCCTCACCCTTCTTAGCCCAAGTTCCATCCCTGCTCCGACGAGTCCTAGCGGTC
The sequence above is drawn from the Methanothrix harundinacea 6Ac genome and encodes:
- a CDS encoding SpoIIE family protein phosphatase, encoding MRGISGMARLSWQLLTLILLAQLVVPAAMGAASTIAGDGARVGGTDVNGSSAVKAPGEAVAAGIWIAPDGDWEKVTEDMKETLQSLAGPSRVLRIMVQEEEDLIEQGYIGTSDGVLVLWPDVTETLQLIAPFDFRERPWYLEAARAGDTIWTKPYQSQTTGDISITCATPISAEGNLSGVVGMDVSLAEMDLDLANFSSGYPFLLDGQGAVVMKPPTPEGFLWDEILEPGSLLDSKNPELAELAEAMVRGEEGTAFVRLDKGSARIVYAPLPSVGWSLGVASGDQELAAAKASAYDQLFRCISGHTEILALETGEALRGESFGMGISLREGGPGPSRPMALGAAAISLLLGAIIGWWAGRRASDPVLEAVARGLEEVGRGDLEARIAGDGSRGARRLAEAFDEMALGLKDRIAESEERSLAAGRSEKAGEVIAEVQRLLIPERVPQIEGFEVAILALAEGRECCHFYDGFEMEGGKAMVVLAEVSGKGLSAAMAAAVTRSHIRAAARRLGDPAKALRETNQNLVGNVRNGMVVSCFCGILDLSSHALSYANAGHVPPFIVSSDGFVDTLVGGAIAMGALDHIDLEMEGWMIDPGDVLVIYNDGLIEVEDGDGERFGTESLITLVKENREKPAQQIAKDLERRIEDHMGGVRGRPDAVAVIVKRSG
- a CDS encoding AAA family ATPase, which translates into the protein MRDDLINIYKDAPAIFETIREEIGKVVVGQKAVVEQILVGILAGGHILLESNPGLGKTLLVKTIASTTGLHFSRIQCTPDLMPADITGTTLIEEVEGSKHFRFEEGPIFANIVLADEINRASPRTQSAMLEAMQEKQVTVGKNTYRLEEPFFVLATQNPIEMEGTFPLPEAQLDRFLLKVFIDYPSPEEEYQIMERYTGHAEPKVERVITRRELLSLQQLVRDVPISDDLKRAAIKAVVSSRSWEGVEYGASPRASIGLILASKARALLSGRDYVDRADLEVMARPIFRHRIILTFDSERRGVTTDQVISEIMKAI
- a CDS encoding DUF58 domain-containing protein — encoded protein: MDTEFLAELDRFTLLVRKRVSTAYTGARRSVKVGRGISPVGYREYRKGDDFKFVDWKVYARTEKLYVREHEEERSLAVHILLDASSSMAFGEKFAFASKLAVGFAYLAIKENEKFSISKFGEMLEPGETKGGRRNLFSAMEDLDRTAPSGGTDFRRMAEQFDLTIRSTSLVVVVSDLLEEIESLVAGIYKLSAHDLILIQVLDPAEAALDFEGDLRFVDMESKEAVMTRVTPKVREEYAARMAAHEARIREACHAVGADFFTYTTARPIFEAFSDVHTRAKVWRA
- a CDS encoding IS5 family transposase, with amino-acid sequence MSSFTAWGLREAYKNVEKLGDRLSKITNLIEWEPFRPILEEMYHNKTERGGRPNFDVILMLKVLLLQQWYGLSDLETEKQISDRISFMKFLGFPDSIPDSRTIWLFRERMAQTGKDESVWEELQRQLDFKGLQVKRGTIQDATFIEADPGGSKKPRRETARTRRSRDGTWAKKGEELHFGYKLHSKVDIDYGLIRSIESTTASVHDSRVDLSVEGEVVLRDKGYFGVKAKGNDFTMKRAAAGHPLSDLDKLRNRLISKLRFPGERQFAVIKRVFRSAHVMVTTIPRVHVKMVFTAFAFDLYQLCTLKNAEIVSK
- a CDS encoding RNA-guided endonuclease InsQ/TnpB family protein, with the protein product MRKSFKYPIYPTKSQQSRMERTLDLCRWVYNQTLAYRKDAWEKEGRSTSKYETHNLLPEWKVEKPELIEVHSQVLQNVQERVELAFKAFFRRVKSGEKPGYPRFRGLGWYDSFTYPQSGFKLSFGKLRLSKVGDVKIKLHRPIEGKIKRLTIRRTSTGKWFACFSVEIDDPPKPPWKDGSMVGIDVGLESFATLSNGEKIDNPRFFRSEEKALAKAQRRLSKCEKGTPDRMKALKVVQRIHERIANKRYYFAHQVSHNLVERFGLIAFEDLSITKMLNNHCLAKSISDAAWRMLVTIISYKAESAGSIVVLVDPRNTSQLCSRCGLKVTKSLSDRVHECPQCGLIMDRDENAAINILRLGLQSLPKARSPALQGGE
- the larA gene encoding nickel-dependent lactate racemase gives rise to the protein MDLGYGSGRIRLPVDGAEGFEVVLPEERPGAPDETGEIERALNVPIGPGLEDLAGSRRAAIMASDITRPAPTSKILPPLVRRLEALGISEIVVVFGLGTHRRMTVEEMDRLLGSSASLPSIQHDKDRCIHLGETSRGTPVEILEEVAASDIKIGTGNIEYHYYAGYSGGAKALLPGVSSERSINKNHAMMADPRAKSGRLDNPVRLDMEEAAKIGGLDLILNVVLNSKKEIVRAVGGDFVKAHRAGAKVVDEMYQRAVRPAEIVVACAGGRPKDINLFQAQKAMENAREAVLPGGSLILVAECAEGLGHPVFERWAMEAKCAEDCVERFGREYEFGGHKAALIARDSLEMDLILVSSLRPKLAEMVFFRHANSLEEALAMARERQGRDARTIVMPHGDLTLAKRK